Proteins from one Acidobacteriota bacterium genomic window:
- the bzdO gene encoding benzoyl-CoA reductase, bzd-type, subunit O, with product MRSAKYKTEPLKCWQKAKEIRENYYKNYAKAHEKGGIRWAGGAWSFDAIPAGLGDDVYPITSEPYGASVAWNKEFALECQEAVERAGYARDLCSYMRNYWGSVMLNKYVFGGEFPTPDFIWQDHICCSHAKWYQVVKDIEKKEIPFFCIDVSVGPYEQINEHKLNYVVMQMHDGIEWLEKIARRKYDDEKLIQAVYNHCRSTSLWAEVCALNKMIPAPLDEKTMYSLYVLGTLQKSSKVVADFYQELRDEVKDRVERGIAAVGNERCRVMTDTQPPWAFLKIFRYLEKYGCVSVGSLYTFGLIGMWDVQEDGTWGPRRTPQENGIEIKTRDQALRTLADWELKKPEWQHFYYPHLKSEMMIRIAKEWKLNGIMLHYNRGCEGLSLGIAENRIALIKAGFPVMSFEGNMGDEREFDETRTIARIDAFMETLGFERLE from the coding sequence ATGAGAAGTGCTAAATATAAAACTGAACCTTTAAAATGCTGGCAAAAAGCTAAAGAAATAAGGGAAAATTATTATAAAAATTATGCCAAAGCCCATGAAAAAGGTGGAATCAGGTGGGCAGGTGGAGCATGGTCATTCGATGCTATCCCTGCTGGATTGGGAGATGATGTTTATCCCATAACAAGCGAGCCATATGGAGCATCTGTTGCCTGGAATAAAGAATTTGCCCTTGAATGCCAGGAAGCAGTTGAAAGGGCAGGGTATGCAAGAGACTTATGTTCTTACATGAGAAACTATTGGGGCTCTGTGATGCTGAATAAATATGTGTTTGGAGGAGAATTTCCAACTCCTGATTTTATCTGGCAGGACCATATTTGTTGTAGCCATGCAAAGTGGTATCAGGTGGTTAAAGATATAGAAAAAAAAGAAATCCCTTTTTTCTGCATTGATGTTTCAGTCGGGCCTTATGAGCAAATCAATGAGCACAAATTGAACTATGTTGTTATGCAAATGCATGATGGAATTGAATGGCTGGAGAAAATAGCCAGAAGGAAATATGATGATGAAAAACTTATCCAAGCAGTCTACAATCATTGCAGGTCAACCTCTTTGTGGGCTGAGGTATGTGCTTTAAACAAAATGATCCCTGCTCCTCTGGATGAAAAGACAATGTACTCTCTTTATGTTCTTGGTACTCTTCAGAAAAGCAGTAAAGTAGTAGCTGATTTTTATCAAGAGCTAAGGGATGAGGTAAAAGATAGGGTTGAAAGAGGGATTGCTGCAGTTGGAAATGAAAGATGCAGGGTAATGACTGACACACAGCCACCATGGGCTTTTCTTAAAATATTTCGTTATTTAGAAAAATATGGATGTGTTTCAGTTGGGTCTTTATACACTTTTGGCCTTATTGGAATGTGGGATGTACAGGAGGATGGAACCTGGGGTCCTCGTAGAACACCTCAGGAAAACGGAATTGAAATAAAGACCAGAGATCAAGCTCTTCGTACATTAGCTGATTGGGAATTGAAAAAGCCTGAATGGCAACATTTTTACTATCCCCATCTTAAAAGTGAGATGATGATAAGAATCGCTAAAGAATGGAAACTCAATGGTATAATGCTTCATTATAATAGAGGGTGTGAAGGTTTAAGTCTCGGAATAGCTGAGAATAGGATAGCTCTTATAAAAGCTGGTTTTCCTGTTATGAGTTTTGAAGGAAACATGGGAGACGAAAGAGAATTTGATGAAACAAGAACAATTGCCCGAATCGATGCCTTTATGGAAACATTGGGGTTTGAGAGATTAGAATAG
- a CDS encoding TetR/AcrR family transcriptional regulator yields MKRDFSYPEKAENILKVAAKIIARDGYENATIRKVARELNLNLATLYYYFKSKDELLYAIQYQTFDSLLSNLKKKLKDVEDGEKKLYIIIENHLSYFLTHLNEIKVCTHELETLTGKYYKEVESKRKEYFKIVLEILNQIKEKYSIKEKNLRVSTLCLFGMLNWFYTWYDPNKDLKGKELVEHVKELFLNGFIGRSKNVRKI; encoded by the coding sequence ATGAAAAGAGATTTTAGCTATCCTGAAAAAGCAGAAAACATATTGAAAGTTGCAGCAAAGATAATAGCAAGGGATGGGTATGAGAATGCAACTATAAGAAAGGTTGCGAGGGAGTTGAACCTGAATTTAGCTACTCTTTACTACTATTTTAAATCCAAGGATGAGCTTCTTTATGCAATTCAGTACCAGACATTTGATTCATTGCTGAGCAATTTGAAGAAAAAATTAAAAGATGTAGAAGATGGAGAAAAGAAATTATACATAATTATAGAGAATCATCTTTCCTATTTTCTAACCCATTTAAATGAAATAAAGGTTTGCACTCATGAGCTTGAAACCCTCACAGGGAAATATTACAAGGAAGTTGAATCGAAAAGAAAAGAATATTTTAAGATAGTTTTAGAAATACTAAACCAGATTAAGGAAAAATATTCTATAAAGGAAAAAAATTTGAGAGTATCGACCCTCTGCCTTTTTGGAATGCTTAACTGGTTTTATACCTGGTATGACCCAAATAAGGATTTAAAGGGGAAAGAACTTGTAGAACATGTAAAAGAATTATTCTTAAACGGATTTATAGGAAGGAGCAAAAATGTTCGAAAAATTTAA
- a CDS encoding enoyl-CoA hydratase/isomerase family protein, translating to MQNLETVVYDKNWHDHTSLIMINNPKELNSYLLSTLREMIHYFEDSMWDDNIQFIVLTGAGERAFCTGGNVKEYAEIYNKKPSDFWKWGEVYGRVFHMIRHCGKPVIARVNGVTAGGGFEFVAACDLAIASENVKFLSPGPRVGMTSIGGLSQWLPLHMGIKKAAEIVMLSREISAKQACELGVVNEVVPLDKLDETVKKYITDMMNLSPSSLHYFKVHINFWRDLVWDLTWEHAKEWFSLHIGSVEPSEGLWAFKEKRERNYKGLRNSFAKGMDPQFPFGPYLAECKKCGTKYIPLDSKFCLICGNKI from the coding sequence ATGCAAAATTTAGAAACTGTAGTATATGATAAAAATTGGCATGATCATACCTCATTGATTATGATTAACAATCCAAAAGAGCTCAATTCCTACCTTCTTTCAACTTTAAGGGAGATGATTCATTATTTTGAAGATTCAATGTGGGATGATAATATTCAATTTATAGTCCTGACTGGAGCGGGAGAAAGGGCTTTTTGTACCGGTGGAAACGTAAAAGAATACGCTGAAATTTACAATAAAAAACCATCTGATTTCTGGAAATGGGGGGAAGTTTACGGAAGAGTGTTTCACATGATAAGACACTGTGGGAAACCGGTAATTGCAAGAGTGAATGGAGTAACAGCAGGAGGCGGATTTGAATTTGTAGCAGCATGTGACCTTGCCATTGCTTCAGAGAATGTAAAATTCTTATCCCCAGGTCCAAGAGTTGGGATGACTTCAATAGGAGGGCTTTCTCAGTGGTTGCCCCTCCACATGGGAATTAAAAAAGCTGCAGAAATTGTTATGTTGTCCCGGGAAATTTCAGCTAAGCAGGCTTGTGAACTGGGAGTGGTTAACGAGGTTGTACCTTTAGATAAACTTGACGAAACTGTTAAAAAATATATAACGGACATGATGAACCTTTCGCCAAGCAGTCTTCATTATTTCAAGGTTCACATTAATTTCTGGAGAGACCTTGTGTGGGACCTTACATGGGAACATGCGAAAGAATGGTTCTCTTTACATATTGGATCAGTTGAGCCTTCTGAAGGATTATGGGCTTTCAAAGAAAAAAGAGAAAGAAATTACAAAGGTTTGAGAAATTCTTTTGCAAAAGGGATGGACCCTCAATTTCCGTTTGGCCCATATTTAGCTGAGTGTAAAAAATGTGGGACAAAGTATATTCCCCTTGATTCTAAGTTCTGTCTCATCTGTGGTAATAAAATTTAA
- a CDS encoding 4Fe-4S binding protein, with product MIANYGYKDGSGEYFISIDNDKCDGCGDCVKFCPYNVLEVGEDENDPFREVFVARVREEHRKKIKYSCAPCKPVRGRVELPCVAACKPLAISHSW from the coding sequence ATGATAGCTAATTACGGATATAAAGATGGTTCTGGGGAATATTTTATTTCCATCGACAACGATAAGTGTGATGGATGTGGAGACTGTGTTAAATTTTGTCCTTACAATGTGTTAGAAGTTGGAGAAGATGAGAATGACCCATTTAGAGAAGTATTTGTTGCAAGAGTCAGGGAAGAGCATAGAAAGAAGATTAAGTATTCATGTGCACCCTGCAAACCTGTCAGGGGGAGGGTAGAACTTCCATGTGTAGCTGCTTGCAAACCTTTAGCTATTTCCCATTCTTGGTAA
- a CDS encoding FAD-dependent oxidoreductase: MKSITIKINDIEIETREGITVLQAAYEANLYIPCLCFHPDFTTHGDLKPNDRVYRGEECIENDNSKKAYENCGLCIGTLKGVEGYVSLSNLYVSDGMVVYTNTDEINRIRKNNLGSILSHHPHACLTCAQRDGCSLTECSSDVPVNERCCYKFNRCELRRIAEYIGIREDIPRYLPKNYPVLRDEPLFSFDFNLCIGCLRCIRICKDVRGVGALGYVYNDKKIMVGLIENTLEKSGCKFCGSCVDVCPTGALGDKDVIISDEMNLVPCKFSCPVEMDAPRYVNYIAERRFEDALRVIEEKAPFPGVLGYVCHHPCESKCRRNNLNDSISICKLKRFVAETESRTTENKIKRNGHAGNKKIAVVGSGPSGLTASYYLSKAGYSVNIFEAFSEPGGMARWAIPDFRLPKEILKSDIDKILKTGIELETNTRIKNVFELKKNGYEVIYLAIGAGISKKLDLENRNQEGIFWGLDFLVEINKGKRNSIGRHVVVIGGGNVAVDAALSAVRLGAEEVKIICLESREEMPAFQWEIEEAVEEGIKIENSWGPKKILGNGKVKGIELIRCTSVFDKKGKFNPSFDQSVTKIIETDTIIIAVGQISDFSIVSGINSIKITEHGTIKVNPDTLETDFPGIFAGGDVVKGTSSVVEAIAYGRRAALSIAKYLDGKELFDIAFKEEEKYNPFLGTEISFATKRRIQLPSIPMEKRKRSFELIELGYNEKMAVEEAKRCLRCDLRFQLSPVLMPPEKWIALNYENISQVPETEGVYQLLDDKKNILLIAGTPNLKRALEAQMEKFKKACYFLYEEYPMYTKRESELIQQFLQKHGRLPEGNDELENLF, encoded by the coding sequence ATGAAATCAATAACGATAAAGATAAATGACATTGAAATTGAAACAAGGGAAGGGATAACAGTTTTACAGGCTGCTTACGAAGCAAATTTATACATCCCCTGCTTATGTTTCCATCCTGATTTTACCACACATGGAGATTTAAAACCCAATGACAGAGTTTATCGGGGCGAAGAATGTATTGAAAATGACAATTCTAAAAAAGCTTATGAAAATTGTGGATTATGCATTGGAACACTAAAAGGAGTTGAAGGTTATGTTTCTTTATCAAATTTATACGTTTCAGATGGAATGGTTGTTTACACAAACACAGACGAAATCAATAGGATAAGAAAAAATAATCTTGGTTCTATCTTATCTCATCACCCCCATGCATGTCTTACGTGCGCTCAAAGAGATGGATGCAGTTTAACAGAGTGTTCGAGCGATGTTCCTGTAAATGAACGCTGTTGCTATAAATTTAATAGATGTGAATTGAGAAGAATAGCTGAATATATAGGAATTAGAGAAGATATTCCTCGATATCTTCCAAAAAATTATCCTGTATTGAGAGATGAACCCCTTTTTTCCTTTGATTTTAATCTATGTATTGGATGTTTGAGGTGCATAAGAATATGCAAAGATGTCAGGGGTGTAGGAGCTCTTGGCTATGTCTATAATGACAAAAAAATAATGGTGGGACTGATAGAAAACACACTGGAAAAATCAGGATGTAAATTTTGCGGGTCATGTGTTGATGTATGTCCAACTGGAGCTTTGGGGGATAAAGATGTAATAATTTCCGATGAAATGAATTTAGTTCCCTGTAAATTTAGCTGTCCTGTTGAGATGGACGCTCCTCGATATGTTAACTATATTGCTGAAAGAAGATTTGAAGATGCTCTTCGAGTTATAGAAGAAAAAGCTCCGTTTCCTGGTGTTTTAGGATATGTATGCCATCATCCCTGTGAAAGCAAATGCAGAAGAAATAATTTGAATGATTCAATTTCCATATGCAAACTTAAAAGGTTTGTTGCCGAAACGGAGTCTCGAACAACCGAAAACAAAATAAAGAGAAATGGACATGCTGGAAACAAAAAAATTGCTGTAGTAGGGTCAGGGCCTTCAGGACTAACAGCCAGTTATTATCTTTCTAAGGCAGGGTATTCAGTGAATATTTTTGAAGCTTTTTCTGAGCCTGGAGGAATGGCGAGATGGGCTATTCCTGATTTCAGATTACCAAAAGAAATCCTGAAGAGTGATATTGATAAAATTCTAAAGACCGGAATAGAACTCGAGACAAATACAAGAATTAAAAATGTATTTGAATTGAAAAAAAATGGATATGAAGTGATATATTTAGCTATAGGGGCAGGCATAAGTAAAAAATTGGATTTGGAAAACAGAAATCAGGAAGGTATTTTCTGGGGACTCGATTTTTTAGTAGAAATAAATAAAGGAAAGAGAAACAGTATCGGCAGACATGTTGTTGTAATCGGAGGAGGGAATGTGGCAGTTGATGCAGCCCTATCTGCAGTTCGTTTGGGAGCCGAAGAAGTAAAAATTATTTGTCTTGAATCAAGAGAAGAAATGCCAGCTTTTCAATGGGAAATCGAAGAAGCAGTTGAAGAGGGAATTAAGATCGAGAATTCCTGGGGGCCAAAGAAAATTTTAGGAAATGGGAAAGTTAAGGGAATTGAACTTATTCGCTGCACTTCAGTTTTTGACAAAAAAGGAAAATTTAATCCATCTTTCGACCAATCAGTTACGAAAATAATTGAAACAGACACGATAATAATTGCTGTAGGTCAAATTTCAGATTTTTCAATTGTATCCGGCATAAATTCCATAAAAATCACTGAACATGGAACTATAAAGGTCAATCCAGATACCTTGGAAACTGATTTTCCTGGAATTTTCGCTGGCGGGGATGTTGTAAAAGGAACATCTTCTGTAGTTGAGGCTATAGCTTATGGAAGAAGAGCTGCTTTATCCATTGCTAAATATTTAGATGGGAAAGAACTGTTCGACATTGCTTTTAAAGAAGAGGAAAAATACAATCCTTTTTTGGGAACAGAAATTAGCTTCGCTACTAAAAGAAGAATCCAGTTGCCCAGTATTCCAATGGAGAAACGAAAAAGAAGCTTTGAACTGATTGAACTTGGGTATAATGAAAAGATGGCAGTCGAAGAAGCTAAGAGATGTTTAAGATGTGACTTGAGATTTCAATTATCTCCCGTATTGATGCCTCCAGAGAAATGGATAGCATTAAATTACGAAAATATTTCTCAAGTTCCGGAGACAGAAGGCGTTTATCAGCTTCTTGATGATAAAAAAAATATATTACTGATTGCTGGCACTCCCAACCTGAAAAGAGCTCTTGAGGCCCAAATGGAAAAATTTAAAAAAGCCTGTTATTTTTTGTATGAAGAATATCCAATGTATACAAAGAGGGAGAGTGAACTAATTCAGCAATTCCTTCAAAAACATGGTAGACTTCCAGAAGGTAATGATGAATTGGAAAATTTATTTTAA
- a CDS encoding HD domain-containing protein: MYFKKFDFPEKDLFISLFKENSFAVGGYVRDLVRGNPSTDVDILITNYPVEEIIEKLKSFGHIDLVGKSFGVIKFTQKGRTIDVSLPRIDLSVGSDSSSHKDFIIKADPYLPIEKDLQRRDIKCNSMALRLIDGKLIDPFNGRDDIKKKTIRMTDPSHFLEDPLRVLRVARFASVLNYKVSNEIYEISKKIKLKGLSSERISEELFKLLLNSKKPSIGMEEYLKLGVIDQLFPPILPMTYTIQDSIFHPEKDRHGNHTVWHHTLITLNQAKRITEIFKLERPVSLALLLGALFHDIAKPHTSQWEWKKRRLVLTNKRHDYVGTEITKNILNQLKIFSLDGYDLKEKILLLVKYHHRTTDLWQNRGSISKKAFNRLMKDMKGDLSLLIYLDLADRKGRENKLLRGLDKQAKWLFKKLEDFNVTKESIKPLVRGRDLLNLGFSPGPNLGKILKELWEMQLDGAFFTKDEGIEKAPEVCMKLFGKEII; encoded by the coding sequence ATGTATTTTAAGAAATTTGATTTTCCAGAAAAAGATTTATTTATTTCTTTATTTAAAGAAAATAGTTTCGCTGTGGGAGGATATGTAAGAGATCTTGTAAGGGGGAATCCCTCCACCGATGTTGATATATTAATAACCAATTATCCTGTAGAAGAAATCATAGAGAAATTAAAGTCATTCGGTCATATAGACCTTGTCGGAAAAAGTTTTGGAGTGATTAAATTTACTCAAAAAGGAAGAACCATTGATGTGTCTCTTCCAAGAATTGATTTATCGGTAGGTAGTGATTCTTCTTCTCATAAAGATTTTATCATAAAAGCCGATCCGTATCTTCCTATCGAGAAGGACCTTCAGAGGAGAGATATAAAATGCAATAGTATGGCTTTAAGGTTGATCGATGGTAAATTAATCGATCCGTTTAATGGGAGAGATGATATAAAGAAGAAAACAATCAGAATGACCGACCCATCTCATTTTCTCGAAGATCCATTGAGAGTTCTTAGAGTAGCTCGGTTTGCATCTGTTTTAAATTATAAAGTTTCAAATGAAATTTATGAAATTTCAAAGAAGATAAAGCTTAAAGGATTGAGTAGTGAAAGGATTTCTGAAGAACTTTTCAAATTATTACTTAACTCAAAAAAGCCCTCAATAGGAATGGAAGAATATTTGAAATTGGGGGTGATTGATCAGCTATTTCCTCCAATTCTTCCGATGACATATACAATTCAAGATTCCATATTTCACCCAGAAAAAGATAGACATGGAAATCATACTGTATGGCACCATACATTGATTACATTAAATCAGGCAAAACGTATTACTGAAATTTTTAAGCTTGAAAGACCTGTTTCCCTTGCTCTTTTACTCGGGGCTTTATTTCATGATATAGCAAAACCACATACCTCTCAATGGGAATGGAAAAAAAGAAGGCTTGTTCTTACCAATAAAAGACATGATTACGTTGGAACTGAAATTACGAAAAATATTTTAAATCAGTTAAAAATCTTTTCATTGGATGGATATGACCTGAAAGAAAAAATTCTATTACTGGTAAAATACCACCACAGAACGACTGACCTCTGGCAAAACAGAGGTTCTATATCAAAGAAAGCTTTTAATAGATTAATGAAGGATATGAAAGGTGATCTATCTCTTTTGATATACCTTGATTTAGCTGATAGAAAAGGGAGGGAAAATAAATTATTAAGAGGTCTTGACAAGCAGGCAAAGTGGCTTTTTAAAAAACTTGAAGATTTCAACGTGACCAAAGAATCCATAAAGCCTCTGGTAAGGGGGAGAGATTTGTTAAATTTAGGATTTTCTCCTGGGCCTAATCTCGGCAAGATTTTAAAAGAATTATGGGAAATGCAACTTGACGGTGCATTTTTTACAAAAGATGAAGGAATAGAAAAAGCTCCTGAGGTTTGCATGAAACTTTTTGGAAAAGAGATAATATAA
- the bzdN gene encoding benzoyl-CoA reductase, bzd-type, subunit N, with protein sequence MFEKFKEWQENRHEYAKEWKRKTGGKVIGYFCTYVPEEILYAADILPIRILGSHEPQDLTEPHIFGMFCPFCRDCLAQGLQGRYDYLDGITIAQSCLHIRQAFTSWQMHVPVEYSYYLPMPHHVQSARAYPYLTEELKLFKKSIEEWTGKTLRNEDLDKGIKIMNENRRLLGKLYELRKEKNPGVTGLEAMYAVISSQLTDKREHSRMLEEALNKIYERKEKNSNLLRLMILGSEDDDTEFMKMVESLGAIFVIDDHCTGTRYFWNEVIPDEDRLASIAARYIDRPPCPSKDWPERRRVPHILNLAKEYDVQGAIIVQQKFCDPHELDIPAITKTLKENNIPSLFLEFDVTVPLGQFKTRVEAFLEILREEDLWS encoded by the coding sequence ATGTTCGAAAAATTTAAAGAGTGGCAAGAAAACAGGCATGAATATGCAAAGGAATGGAAAAGAAAAACCGGGGGAAAAGTAATAGGGTATTTTTGTACTTATGTGCCAGAGGAAATTCTATATGCAGCGGATATATTACCAATAAGAATTTTAGGAAGTCATGAGCCCCAGGATTTAACAGAGCCTCATATATTTGGAATGTTTTGCCCATTCTGCAGGGATTGTTTAGCCCAAGGATTACAGGGAAGATATGATTATCTTGATGGAATAACGATTGCCCAATCCTGTCTGCATATTAGGCAGGCTTTTACAAGTTGGCAGATGCATGTGCCTGTTGAATACAGTTATTACCTTCCAATGCCCCACCATGTTCAGAGCGCAAGAGCTTATCCTTATTTAACTGAAGAACTTAAGTTGTTTAAAAAATCAATCGAGGAGTGGACTGGGAAAACCTTAAGGAATGAAGATTTGGATAAAGGGATAAAGATAATGAACGAAAACAGAAGACTTCTGGGAAAACTTTATGAATTAAGGAAAGAAAAAAACCCAGGTGTGACAGGATTGGAAGCAATGTATGCAGTAATTTCAAGTCAATTAACTGATAAAAGAGAGCACAGCAGAATGCTCGAAGAGGCTTTAAATAAAATATATGAAAGAAAGGAAAAAAACAGTAATCTTCTGAGGTTAATGATATTAGGAAGTGAAGATGATGATACTGAATTTATGAAAATGGTAGAATCATTGGGAGCTATTTTTGTTATCGATGATCACTGTACTGGCACAAGATATTTCTGGAATGAGGTAATTCCTGATGAGGATAGATTGGCTTCTATCGCTGCAAGATACATCGATAGACCTCCTTGTCCAAGTAAAGATTGGCCAGAAAGGCGAAGGGTTCCTCATATATTAAATCTGGCAAAAGAATATGATGTGCAGGGTGCAATCATAGTCCAGCAAAAATTCTGCGACCCCCATGAACTCGATATCCCTGCAATTACCAAGACTTTAAAAGAAAATAACATTCCATCTCTTTTTCTTGAATTTGACGTGACAGTTCCTTTGGGACAGTTCAAAACAAGGGTGGAAGCCTTCCTTGAGATTCTTCGGGAAGAAGATCTATGGAGTTAA
- a CDS encoding SPASM domain-containing protein has protein sequence MEREHFIVQKNEAVCKSVEDNILSAVEVINILKNCEIEKLLKPPKEIERLVPNLLGCVATTKLSLIVGPRGEIYKCTKTIGDEKEICGTIFNINYDRSKFKKWVDADRLNIEQCRKCSMVPICSGNSCPYDFLINNKKNKCSQKERYEHYLEMLRILYQQKRFDIKGHDSKKNKEKGGE, from the coding sequence TTGGAACGTGAACATTTTATAGTTCAAAAAAATGAAGCTGTGTGTAAGAGCGTTGAAGATAATATACTTTCAGCAGTTGAGGTTATAAATATTCTTAAAAATTGTGAGATAGAGAAGTTGTTAAAACCTCCAAAAGAAATAGAAAGACTTGTACCCAATTTATTGGGATGTGTGGCAACAACAAAACTTTCTTTAATAGTTGGACCAAGGGGAGAAATATATAAATGCACAAAAACTATTGGGGATGAAAAAGAAATTTGCGGAACGATTTTTAATATAAATTATGACCGTTCCAAGTTTAAAAAGTGGGTTGATGCAGATAGATTAAATATAGAACAATGCAGAAAATGCTCGATGGTGCCAATATGCAGTGGTAATAGTTGTCCTTATGATTTTCTTATAAATAATAAAAAAAATAAATGTTCTCAAAAAGAAAGATATGAACACTATTTAGAAATGTTGAGAATATTATATCAACAAAAAAGATTTGATATAAAGGGTCATGACTCTAAAAAAAATAAAGAGAAAGGGGGTGAATAA
- the bzdQ gene encoding benzoyl-CoA reductase, bzd-type, subunit Q — protein sequence MEKEYWKWPESKWLSSEINWKEGEVISAGVDVGSVSTQAVVMTDGRIYCYSNMRTGSSSPDSAQKAMNWALEGTGLNLENIHYIIGTGYGRVNVPFAHKTLTEIACHARGANFMYGPSVRTILDMGGQDCKAIRCDEKGKVTNFLMNDKCAAGTGRGMEVFADLLAIPIEDIGEMSFNIDEEPEPVSSTCVIFAKSEAVGLLREGWQKEKVIAAYCLAMAHRVVELLERIGIEKDFAITGGIAKNIGIVKRIENELGIKALTPTYDTQIAGALGAALFAKALYEKEKKGKVKNF from the coding sequence ATGGAAAAAGAATACTGGAAGTGGCCAGAATCAAAGTGGCTCTCCTCAGAGATTAACTGGAAAGAGGGAGAAGTTATTTCTGCTGGGGTGGATGTTGGTTCTGTAAGCACTCAGGCAGTTGTGATGACAGATGGAAGGATTTACTGCTATAGCAATATGAGAACTGGTTCAAGCAGCCCGGATAGTGCTCAAAAGGCGATGAACTGGGCCTTGGAAGGCACAGGATTAAATTTAGAAAATATACATTACATAATAGGAACTGGATATGGTAGGGTAAATGTTCCCTTTGCCCATAAAACCTTAACCGAGATTGCCTGTCATGCAAGAGGAGCAAACTTCATGTATGGTCCTTCAGTGAGAACAATTCTGGACATGGGAGGTCAAGATTGTAAAGCTATTCGTTGTGATGAAAAAGGAAAGGTAACAAATTTTCTTATGAATGATAAATGCGCTGCTGGAACAGGGAGAGGAATGGAAGTTTTTGCAGACCTTCTTGCAATTCCTATAGAGGATATAGGAGAAATGTCATTTAATATAGATGAAGAACCAGAGCCAGTAAGTAGCACCTGCGTAATATTTGCAAAATCAGAAGCAGTAGGATTGTTGAGGGAAGGATGGCAAAAAGAGAAAGTTATAGCAGCATATTGTTTAGCTATGGCACACAGGGTGGTTGAACTTCTTGAAAGAATTGGAATAGAAAAGGACTTTGCCATAACCGGTGGTATAGCTAAAAATATTGGAATAGTTAAAAGGATTGAAAATGAATTAGGAATAAAAGCGCTTACTCCTACGTATGATACTCAAATAGCAGGAGCTTTAGGAGCTGCTCTTTTTGCTAAAGCCCTTTATGAAAAAGAAAAAAAGGGGAAAGTGAAAAACTTTTAA
- a CDS encoding acyl-CoA dehydratase activase: MVTVGIDCGAKETKALLIEGNKILAKYSVLSGFDQKYAAEEAFENILKKTGISREDITHITSTGVGRKGAYFVNSSITEVGANAKGILFYYPSVRTVIDVGAEEGRAIKLDERGKVLDFAINEKCAAGAGIFTETMARALEIKLEEMGELSLKSQKPIPMNAQCAVFAESEVVSLIHSKTPKEDIARSILDAIADRIASMVRRIGIEKDVALTGGVAKNIGFVHSLKRDLQVELFIPENPEFICALGAALIAAERALSPSKEGGE; this comes from the coding sequence ATGGTAACCGTTGGCATTGACTGCGGTGCTAAAGAAACAAAAGCTTTATTAATTGAAGGTAATAAAATTTTGGCAAAATACTCTGTCCTTAGCGGATTTGACCAGAAATATGCTGCAGAGGAGGCGTTTGAAAATATTTTAAAAAAGACAGGAATTTCAAGGGAAGATATAACCCATATTACATCGACTGGCGTCGGAAGAAAAGGAGCTTATTTTGTTAATAGTTCCATTACAGAAGTGGGTGCAAATGCTAAAGGAATTTTATTTTATTATCCTTCTGTAAGAACTGTAATTGATGTTGGAGCAGAAGAAGGAAGAGCAATAAAACTTGACGAAAGAGGAAAGGTTTTGGATTTTGCTATCAATGAGAAATGTGCAGCAGGAGCTGGAATTTTTACAGAAACTATGGCAAGAGCCCTTGAAATAAAATTGGAAGAAATGGGAGAACTTTCGCTTAAATCACAGAAGCCAATTCCTATGAATGCTCAATGTGCTGTATTTGCTGAATCGGAAGTTGTTTCATTAATTCATTCAAAGACACCCAAAGAAGACATAGCTCGATCAATTCTTGATGCAATTGCTGACAGGATTGCATCGATGGTTCGAAGGATAGGGATTGAAAAGGATGTTGCATTGACAGGAGGCGTGGCGAAAAACATTGGATTTGTTCATTCTCTTAAAAGAGATTTACAAGTTGAATTGTTCATTCCAGAGAACCCAGAATTTATCTGTGCATTGGGAGCTGCTCTGATTGCAGCTGAAAGAGCATTGAGTCCTTCCAAGGAAGGAGGAGAATAG